Proteins found in one Coffea eugenioides isolate CCC68of chromosome 5, Ceug_1.0, whole genome shotgun sequence genomic segment:
- the LOC113771393 gene encoding NAC domain-containing protein 91-like — protein sequence MVDNIPIRFRFRPSEEELIFLLWLKVTNQLDEMDHVKKKILYGEGAEPWDVLGDDDVCWQFYDDSGKRARTKRMVYVFTKLKKLSSKKTARTTSLGTWDEETKSYPVEDMITGEEIGSRRMLSYVLNSGSKGVNGGWIMPEYLVDGASLNGLNSSHNTDYVPCRTIKDDSKYTKVKESRKIGKIAKEKEVGNRVRREVVLGKRKMSLGQESSQVSKRSCNNPRNPMDEAKSSLITTQAIRHMELPNLVNCDYDGDTRLLQTYTGLLLDEGVQSMTY from the coding sequence ATGGTTGATAACATTCCTATAAGGTTTCGTTTTAGACCTAGTGAGGAAGAACTGATCTTCCTACTCTGGCTGAAGGTTACAAACCAGCTTGATGAAATGGACCATGTCAAGAAGAAGATACTTTACGGTGAAGGTGCAGAACCCTGGGATGTTTTGGGGGATGATGATGTTTGTTGGCAATTCTATGATGACAGTGGAAAAAGGGCTCGTACAAAAAGAATGGTCTATGTCTTTACCAAGTTGAAGAAATTGAGTTCCAAGAAAACTGCGAGAACAACTAGTTTGGGGACGTGGGACGAAGAAACAAAGTCGTACCCAGTTGAGGATATGATTACTGGCGAGGAAATTGGTTCGAGGAGGATGCTAAGTTATGTTCTGAATTCAGGTTCAAAAGGGGTGAACGGTGGCTGGATAATGCCTGAGTATTTGGTCGATGGTGCGTCATTGAATGGGTTAAATAGCAGTCATAATACTGATTATGTTCCTTGCAGAACAATAAAGGATGATTCTAAGTATACCAAAGTCAAAGAATCTAGAAAGATAGGAAAGATTGCGAAAGAAAAAGAGGTTGGAAATCGTGTACGCCGTGAAGTTGTCTTGGGCAAGAGAAAGATGAGTCTTGGGCAAGAAAGTTCACAAGTGAGTAAGAGGTCGTGTAACAATCCTAGGAATCCAATGGATGAGGCCAAGAGTTCGCTAATAACAACTCAGGCAATCAGACATATGGAACTGCCTAATTTGGTTAATTGTGACTATGATGGAGATACAAGACTGCTACAAACATATACAGGTCTATTGCTGGATGAGGGTGTACAGTCAATGACATATTGA